The window GTGTATTTTGCTGATTAATGAAACTCTCAAAAATAAGTATACAAGCATAAAGTTTAAAATATAAGGTGCAGACCTTATGGTCTGTTTCTTTCTGTGGATTGAAAATAAATTGCACTCGATATACCTGCTAGCTAGACTCGATCTTAAGTTAGCCACCGAGACTTGATAGACTTGCAGAATATAAAATTATTGGGTCAAGATGTACTCGCAGAATAGATAATAATTGGATCGCGAATGTACTGATATTCGACAAGAGAAGATCCTCAAGAAACTATATAGGAATCAGCAACTGAAGAAGATGAATGTGTGCATGTCCTAGTGTAATACAGTAATACTGCATTTCATGATGAAATCTCCCATCAGTTCCTGTGATTCCTGAAAACTCCCATCCAAGTGTTTTTCCGAAGATCAGTGTGCTGCACCCATGATCAAGAGTCCACTTTTGGGCCCTTTCTCAAGCATTATCTACACCACCTTAATAAGAAGAGGCATACAGAAATAGTGAAGTGTTCGAAACATTATACTATGATTCCCATCAACCGTCATTGTTCTGCAGTAAGATTATGCATAACTGCACAAGTCATAGCCTAGTTATACAGAACAAGAAACAAAGTTAGATCTCGTTTGAGAGAAAGCAGTTAGGCCTGATGGCAGTATCTGTGCCAAAAACTGCCCTAGAGAGAGAATCAACAAGTTCATCACTGAGAGCATGGTCTGCAGTTTCTGTAATTACGTGGAGGGGAAATTTGAACTAGACTTCTCTTCTGTGTTATGTGATAAAGTAGTCTGGGGTTCACATCCAAAACCAATTGGCAATGGGTGGAGTGGCCCAAACCCTTATTAACCCACAGGCAAGGTCCCATATTCCCGATGTGGGATTGATATCTCAACACGCCCCCGCACGTGTGGCGAATTTTCAAGCCTAACACGTGGACAACATTTGGGGTGACGTGGAGTGCGTGTGGCCTTTGGGCTTCACACGTGAACGTGGGTAACCCGCTCTGATACCATGATAAAGTAGTCTGGGGTTCACATCCAAAACCAATTGGCAATGGGTGGAGTGGCCCAAACCCTTATTAACCCACAGGCAAGGTCCCATATTCCCGATGTGGGATTGATATCTCAACATTCTGCTGCTGCTGAGAGACTGATTACAACGAGGTATCCTAAACGTAAGAGGGTTTGTTTTTTTTTTTTTTNNNNNNNNNNNNNNNNNNNNTTTTTTTTTTTTTTTTTTCATATGGCTCTTAGATTGTCAAGGCCGATTTTGGACCATATAACCCTTGTTTTTGAGTTGTTGAACATCCATATAACCTTCAAATATTTCCTTTTACTATTTTTGTAGATGTTTAATTTTCGTAAATGACCTTTTCTGGTTCGGAACTCGTATACAGAATGCAGTTTGCTCTCTTTTCTTTCAAGGTTTCTTTTCTTCAGCTTTTGAGGAGAAGGAATATGTAAGCTCAATTGACATGTATCATACTTATATGGTTAGTTATGTGTTAATTATAGCTTACAAAAAAAAAATACGAAATTGTATAATTTGATTATGGCTGAAAAAGAAGTGAAGTCCACACCTCCAGCGATGATCTTTTAAGTTCTAACTTCGCATCTGCTCCAAAAGCTTGTGATATGAAGTCCATTCAACAAACAATCACCAACATTTCTAATTTTATCACTACAATATTTTATCCCTACAACTTCCTACATACTTCCTTCATTTTGCAGTATGTTCTTCAATTTCAGAAGAACTCATTTGCATGTAAATGTAAGCTTCATACCAAATTATTGGTCATATTACCCTTTCGTAGACATTGTCTCTACTAAAAACTTAAGAAGAATACAACAGGATTTGTATCAAAATCGGCCTAAGGTCACGGTAAGGCTTAGAAATCTCACTATTGTGCATATAATAGTAGTTGAACATGAGAAGGTAAACCTCACAATCAGTGAATCACCCTGTAAAGTACAGAAAACTAGTTGAAAATGAACCAAACTGTAAAGTCTAATCAAGAGGCTCCAACAAAAATAGACAAACTACACTGGATTTGTGTTGGAAGATTTGTTTGTGGTTTCCAATTGGTGATGCTGAAGCAAAGCATTGACCAAATTTGCATTCTTTAACAAGATATTGCCAAAAATGAAAGAGCCTAGTTCAACCTGCTACTTGAAAAGAACCAGAGAATATATAGTGGATGATGGATCATAGGCAGTAAAATAAGCAAAAATCGGGTTCATGTGTGACATAGATCCAGTAGTAGTAATCAGAAAACATATAGAAACCAAAGTTGAGCCAACAACAGAACCCCACTCTAATAAACAATAAAGTCGCATCAAATCAAATATAAAAATAACCAGAGGAACCCGAATTAAATACTTGGTAGAAAAACTAAAAGATCAAAGAATGTTTGTTTGTTTCAAGTCCAAACCAGATTGAATCTTCCCTATTCTTCTTCCTGTCTTCAAAATCCAAATTGATGACACCCAGTTCAGTTGGTACAATCTACAAAACCCAACACCAAAATCCATAAAGTTCAATGCTTTGTGTGAGAAATTGGATTTGTGTAATCAAGCCAAGTACTTACTGGGAAATGAAGACGTTGGTTTGGATCAGTGGTGGTTGGAGTTGGGAGAGGAAGTAGAAGATGGGCGATCCGAAACGACGGCATTGTCTGCATCCTCGCCGTGGATGCGAGTGGTCGGAATGCAGAACACAGGGAGGCCATCAGAGGCGAACCTGGTGCCGAAGATGGAAGAGTGGTGAATTGGATGCTGTGTTCTCTGTGAAGCCATTTGAATTTCATCACTCCAAGAACGAATGGAAGGTGTGAAACTGGACTGAAGGGTACCCCTCTGAGCAAAAGCCGAGCTATGCTGCTGCCCCATCAGTGCCTGTTGTTGCTGATGCGGCAAAGCCGACATGTTGTTGAAGAACAACCCTCTGTTGTTGTTTTCATGGCTGCTCGTGTCACTGCTCCATGCCACCATCCTCTGATAGGTAGACGAGTCGAACCCTGCCGTGGCCGGCACGGCGAAGAGGGTTTGAATCTGATCATTGTGGTGGTGGGTGGTGTCCTGATGGGATTGCTGGGTGTGGTGAATCAGGCCTTGGTCTTGGAAGGAGTGGAGAGAGAGGCCGAGGTCTTGGTTGGGGTTGAGATTAGTTGTTCTCGAGATTATGTCAGATGGGTAGCTTTGGAAATTGATGGTTGAGGCAGCTGAGCTTGTGGGGAAGAAGGACTTCATGGTATCAGCTATGGTGTCGGAATCTAGAGATTGAGGGATGAAGTTTGAGTCATTGTGATCTGTGTTGTCCCCAATCTGTCTCTGCAGCTGGAAATTGTAGCCAGATGACTCAGATTGCTCAGCTGAGATCACCATCTCACTGGTTCCAGCCCCATTTGGAGCTTCACCTTCTGTAGCAGTAGCAGCAACTCCAGTTGGGTGCCAAGGTGGAAGCTCTGCAAGCTTGTCAATGGCGGTTTTGGCCTTCTTGATGAGCCAGTCCACGGCTTTACTGGGCCGATCGTAGCCTAGCCGGTCTTGAACATCGTAGAATTGGATGGCGGTGTGAGCTGACAGCCGGACACGGCGGTCTCTGGGGCCTTTTGCGGTGTACACCTTGCTGTGGCGGTCTTTCCGGCCGGTGGATCGAACAATGTGACCTCCTTGGACTTGCACAATTTCTCCTCCGACGCTCTTCATGCCCATTCTCCCTCTTGGTTTTGCATGTTCTGTAATTTTGCTGCTGGGTTCTTGGGTTTGGTTGGAGGTGTTTATGAGCTCAGCAGTTGTTTGATGCTGGTTTTGGACAAGTTGTGGATATTGTTGATGATGATGGAAATGGGTGTTGTATGAATCTAGGTGTTGGTCCTGTGATTCTTCTTGAGGAGTTGGGTCTTTAATTTGGTGGATAGGTCTCACTGAATGATGCAGATGATTTTTTTGGAGCTCCAGATTCCTAATCTCTCTCTTTCTCTTTTTTTGGTTTTTGCTTTTACTTGCTGCTTTGCTTTCCCCTCTGCTTTTTTTCTTTGGCTTTTCTTTTACTCTAGCTCTTGTTGTGGTTGCTTGTAGCTCTTCAACTGCAGAACTGTGACAACCCTGATACTCTGCTACACCTGTTGCTGCTGCTGCTGCTCTAATCCCAAGACCTCTGCCATTGCAATCTCTAACTAAGCCCAATGATCTCTATTCTACTAAAATCCAGAACCCTCACTTTGAAGCAAGAACAAACCCAGAAATTTGTTTCCTGTTTTGATTATACAAATTTGAACTCATTGGTCCATATCATACAGACTGAGTTGGGTATGTTTCTCTTTGTGGGTACCAATCTAAAACAACAGTAGAAAATTTAACTGTCGTTGCTCTGAAATCGTAAAGAGGAAGGGAAGAGACTCAACAAAATTTTGCAATGGAAAACCTGAATGTTTCAAGGGAAAGTTATGGGAGAAATCAGTGCATGAATGAATGAGTGGTGTGAGGTTTGGAGACGGGGGAAGAGCTCTGATGATGCCTCTGCAAAAAGGGTAGCAGAGCTTGGTCAGAGACTCGCAGAGGAGATTAATAAAAATCTTGGGTCATCTCAGCCCCACAAACCACATATATAACAAACCAGGTCATCAAAACCAAAAACTCAAACAAGTCAAATGTCTAACTCAAACCCAACTCTTCTAGTCCAGACTCTCTCCTTCCCTTTCTCTCTCTCATACTTTTGGGAGTTATTTTTTAAGCAGGGTTGTTATTAAAAAGTATTAGGGTAATTAGCCATGATTAGGGCCATAGTTTATAGAGAGGTGACTCTCAATGGCTACCTCTTTCACACACTCCTTTGCTTTGATAATGATATCTAATAGCTTTTGTAGCTCCTTTACTATCTGCATTTCTTTATGGTTTTACAAAGCTATGTATGTTTTCACTAAAAATAAATGACAACCGTGCCTCCTCCGACTACACTTTACACGTTTTGTACTCGCCCGTCGCACGACAATGTGCTTGAGCCCGGACTTGTCACATGCTATGAAAAAGGAGCTCCGAGTACCTTTTCCCAGAAGATAAAATTTGATATAATTTTCCTTAAAAATCAGTTTAGTCATTCACATTTTAATTTCATTTAGACTTCTACTTGTTTCGTATTAATTTGTGTAAAGCTTTCCGATAAAAAAAAAAAAAAAAACCCTAACTCTCTAAACCCTAGCTGTTTCGGAGTCGGTATGCTATAAAGGTGGTCATCGCCGTCCTCTTTTGTTTCGGGGTGTAATATGGGGTAGCTAGATTAGTTAAGTGTTAACTAATCGCTAGACCATTTGACATCAGAGGCGATTCTTTGAAACCTGTGAGACGCGAACATCGGTTAGAGGAGAGTCATGACGGATTTGGACGTTCCCCCTCTGACGTTCAAGTTAGCCGTTCACGTTTAAAATGAATGAGAGAGAGAGAGAGAGAGAATGAAGTCGGTTACATTTGCAAGTGAGGGCAAGGCCTCTATTAATTAATAGGTGCAGCAGGCGAGGCTTAGCACACTGCTGGTGAAACCTGTATCGCACTTTGGCAGCTATGGGTGACAGCGGGATCGCATCTAGGAAGATGTCTTGGAGCACGGCTCGGTAGGACCGTATTCGTGTGTCCATGTGTATGAACCTGGGGCGCTCAGCGCAAGCTTAATGTTGCTAGAACGCATGCATAAGGCTTAGCTAGAGCGCTTGACATAGTCCCACAACATGTCCCCCATGTCCTCAAGTAAAGAGAATGTCTTTGTTGGGGAGTTTAATGCAAATTGCAAGAAGAAGCGCTCGTATGTTAAGCGTTCGCATAAGTGCATTCGTGTTCGGTAACGCTTAGCTTAATTCTTTTGAACAAGTCTCTTAGCAGACCCTCTGAGGAGTCCCCCAACTCCCCGGATAAGAGATTGAACTTACTTGGGGCTTGGCCCGATTGTTTGATGAGGGGGACCTCCGCGGACGCATGGTGGGTGATTGGGAGCAACCTTGAATGACCCATTCGCGATGAGGATGAGCTTAAACCCTCAAGTGACACTTTTACCCCTGATGAGAAATGAGATTGAGAATGTACTCTCTACTCTCTACTCTCTAGGATTAGGGACTTAGGGTTACGCAACCAACGGGGTCGATTCAATGGTACTTAGCATATTAGAAATCAACGAATATGATTGATATATCTAATTATATTTTTAAATTTTTTATATTTTTATACTTATACGATACGGTATTAACGTATTTTGATAAAAATGAATACCGCAGTCGTACCATATTTCTCTCCCCAGCTCGGTACTACCGTATAGATACTACGGCTACTGAGAATGTCAACTGCCAAGAATGTTAGTCCGGCTTGGATTTGGTTTGCTGGTTTGGACTGGGACCAAAATGTCAGTCCTAATCATTTACATGCTTAGCTTGATAGTGATGAAATGTAAAATATATCTCTTTGTTCTTTAACCGTGTCACAAGAGTTTGGGGACCCGTGCTAAAAAATAGGGTGCAGCTATTGCCACCTTACCGTATTCTTTGTTCACCCTATGAACATTTAAATTACTAAAAGATTATATTGCCCAAGTGTAAAATGACTAATTGGTACACACTAATTTTGTAAAATCCAAATTTATAAGTAGATTAATTACATATAAAACCAATAGACTAAAAATTTTATTGGATGACTTAAAATCGTCACATTGATCTCCACCCATATATCTGAATCTATTACAATTTTTTTAATTCTCCTCTCAGCATAGTTAGTTCGTTATTCAGTTCACAAAAATCATTAGTGTTAACTGGATCAAAATCAATGTTCTATTAAATATTGAACATATGAAGGCGCCCGGCCCATAGATTGGCACACTTTGCTAGCCTAGGTTACTGTGTTGATGGGTGTCTTGGAAACCCCCCTGATTTTCTCCAAGATGTACTCTATGAGGACATATGTAACACTTCTAGTGATGGTCGGGGTCAAGGTATTATGTCCCCCCCCCCCCCCCCCCCCCCTCCTCTAGTCAATCACCAATCTATTTATATAAATACTGGGAGTCGAGATGAGCTTCGTATGTAGGCAAGTTTCCTCTACCCGATTACAAAAAAAAAATAAAAAAAATATTGAACATTAAACATAAATATTTAGAACACAATATGTATATGTATCACTTTGTTCTTGATTCATTTCTCACAACTGTTAGCATACAAATTTTTTGACTATCAATCCAACTTGATATAGAAATAAAAATGGAAATAAATCAAGGTAGGATTTTATTAATTAGGAAACTTTATTATTTTCTCTATTGCTATATTGAGAGATTTTCATTAAAAAATTTAGGTTTAAATTGGATACTAGCGTTCTGACCCGCGCGTTGCGCATGTAAAGAAACGCAAAATAATTTCAGGGATGGTTATAACGGTTATCTTTTTTTGGTCAGTTTTAGGATATTTATCCCTTTTTTTTTTCTTTAGGGGTGGTTGTCTTGCTCCTTCATTTTTGCTGATTGTGGATAAATACATGTTCTTCCCACAATCTCACGTCTATTCCATATGTACACCCCATTAACTCCTTTTTTTCTCCTTTTTTTGTATTTATCTTTTACCATAATACCCTTTTGTTTGTTTTCAGAATTAGCCTATTGTGGGACAGTTTAGACAAAACATAATTTGGTGAAGCTTTCTCTCGCTCAGTTTTATTGTAGTAGAGATGTTTAGGATATTCCTGTAAAAAGAAGCGGGTGGACTCAGTAAATATAATATTAAAAATTAAAACGTAGGGTGAAATGAGTAAATAGAGTGAACAAAGAAGATAATAAGGTGGAAATAACAGTTAGTTAACTTTCGACTAAGGATCACAGCTTCTAAAACCCTAGCCGCCTAACCCTCTAAGAATAGGTATTCTCCATTCTGCAAATTCGCTCGTTTGGTAGCGCCTCAATCGTTCGGTGATGGCCTATGGCCTAGCTGGTCTTCGGGTTGCTGCCGGACGGGTATCCTAAATAGTTTCAAGGGTGCTTGATGGTTGGTTTAATGCTCGAAGTGTCCAAGCGGCTTCGGCGAGGTCTCTGGCTTCATCCATGTCCAGGGATGACTGATGGCTTCTTAGATCGGTGGCAACGCTTCAATCGATGGCTTGGGGAACGACGTTAGTTCAGAGGTGAGGTCGTGTTACTAGAATTTGTTGTTTGGATTCGCATCGAAACTGTTGACGGTGTAGTGCGCGGAAGTTTGAGTTGCAACTGTAACTCGAGTGGAAGCGGCTGGATCACACCGACTTCTGCCTTGCGACAACGGCGCATAAATGAGAGAAGCACCATGTATTGGGCATGGTGGGTAAAGACCGACTAGTCAATTGGGATTGGAGTTGGACCAGTCTTTGGACCCTCTTGGGCTTGCTAAGTTGGGCTAGAGTTTTGCTCTTGGCCCAACCACTATATTTTTAGCTTTGTCTAATTACAATAATTTCCTAGTCTTTTGGGAACTCTAGTATAACTGCCCAGTCCCTACCATTGAGATATTGTCCGCTTTGGGGCCACCGGCCCTCACAGTTTTGTTCTTGAGGTTTTACCCCAAAACGCATCTCAATGTAAGATGTTAGCTCTGCACATATAAGCAGAGCACCTTGTCTCGAGCACACCTATTAGCTTGCCTGCCTAGTTAGGTCACCACATTTAGATAGGTCTTGAAGCCTGCAGATTATGATGTTTCTGTTACATCTAGATAATGAAAACTTTTGACGCATCGTAATTGAGTGCATTGACAACAGAAGTTTTCATGCAAAATTATCTTTGTGTAGGGTAAGATTATAGTTTGCTAGGCTCAATTCGATGAGCGAAATTGTACAATGTAATGGTATGTGAATCACCTTCAGGGTCTGTATCAGTGTCATTTTAGTTTGCAACTATTAATACAATGGGCTATAAGCCCGCCTTTGTTTCAAAAAAAAAAAAAAAAGTTTTTAACTTTTTAATTTGTCTTAATTCTTTATGTTAATCTCTTGTTGTTTCTTTCTATCTTCATCTTCTTGACACTACACGGCATTGCACCATTTCAATAAGTTTGCTTCATCTTCTTGAATACCTAGCAATATTATTCAGTTTATTCTCTTCATCTATATTTCCCCTCAGCATTCCGTATAAAAAATAATAAGTTGGGCTTGTTGACGTGATTGCAGTCTCATCTGCAATTCTGCATAATCAATCTATCCACACAATGTCGTTCGAAAACTACAGTTTAAATGCCTTTCTTAAGAGATACCACGAAGGAAACAAATCAATTTTTCAAAACTACCATCATTTATAGCAAAAAAGACCATTCCATAAGAAAGGCCATGAACATTGTTTTCATCTAATCTATAGCAAAAAAGTAAGTTTTTTTTTTTTTAACCTTAGCCATGCTCCGCCGCTCACTCTCTCTCTCTCTCTCTAAATTTAGGGTTTCAACCCATGTCTAAATTCAGCCATCACGACTTGGATCTCCAAGGACGCACGTCGTCTCAACTAAGCAAAAGCATGTCCTCTGCCTCTCACTGGATTGATTCAGCAATCAAGGATGAAAATCTTCCACGGACGATTCATCAAAGACTCCTTCAAACCAAGTTTGAAGATGAAGTCTCCAATGGAGGAGAATCGGTGTCTATGACATCAAAGAAGGCCATCAAAGTTGGTGGTTTAGAGTTGATAGTTGTTGGTACATCAACGATGGGATTCGTTGATCGGAATCTCAAGGAAGCGGTAGCTTCGATGCTCTCGCCGGTCGATGTCAATTCTGAGGTGCTCGACGGTGGAGGGCGAATAGTTGAGTCATGGGAGCAGATGTTCCACCTGCCAATGCCGGAGATTACTGTGCCGGCAAATGAACTTTGGCGACCACCGGGAAACATGCTTGCTGGCAAGGAAGGAAAAAACCCTAATTGGTTTTGGGTTTCGGCCCGGGTCATTGAACCTGGATCTGAGGTCAAAGTCAAAAAAATTAGGCCTAACTTGTCCTAAAACAAAGCACCCAAGAAAAGTTTCAAGCTGACAAAGGATGATGTCTTGAGAGTGGTTTGCACTAACACGTACTCCTCCAGGCCCTGATCCAAAGGGCAAATATGAAATTCTGTAAGTGTTTGTGTAGATAGCTTGGCAGACTATGCGAGCTGCGAGCTAGATATAGTGAGATGGTTTCATACAACTTGGAGGTCCGCAATTGAGCGCCTTGGCTCTGGTTTTATGTTTCTCTAGTATCTTGTGTGTGACTAGTTTTATCTTCTGCTAAGCTCACAATAAGTGAGCTACATGTCTAATGTAATAACACTATTGTAATCCCTCTGGTCATTGTAACCTCGTCATTCTAGCTTTCGATTATATATATGATGATTACTCTCAAAAATAAGAAAGGCCATGAATGAAGTAAATAATACATGAAACTAATCAAAAGCAAGCAGATTAAAGCACCGGTTCAACCATATTGTAAAACTGGTTGTTGTTATGGTGGTGTACGTGACAATGGTTTTGTTATGTTTAGGATTTTGAGTGTAAAGAAGAAATGGTACGATGAAGAGAGAAAAAGGGAATAAAAGAATGGACATATAGACATTTTGATCACTGTTATTGAGTTGAGTTGGCGTGGAAGAGATTGCAATGTCAACAACTTAAAGGAGCATTTGGACTGAGACTTAATATTTTTTTTCTTTTGGTGAGAAATAAATATTTCATTAATCAAGGAACAATCTCAATTACAAAATATACAAACGCGAGGCTGAAAAACTACTAATAACAAAAAGCAAATGTCTCCAACTCCATGAAACTAGAAAGAGTGAGAGGAGACTGACAACTCGCTTATCTATGGACCGGAGGCTCTACAACCAAATACATAAATGTATTGTAACAGCCTAGTCCCTACCATTGAGATATTGTTCACTTTGGGTCCAACGATCCTCATAGTTTTGCTCTTGTGGTTTCACCCCAAAACGCGTCTCAATGTAAAGTGCTAGCTCTGCACATATAAACACAACAACTTGTCTCCCCCGGGCGATGTGGGACGGGTGTACCTACTAGTTTGCCTACCTAGTTAGGTCACCACAATCCACCCCTTTAGGGTCTGGCGTCCGCGTCAACACATTTTCGGCTGGGACAGACTCTGATACCATCTGTAACAGCCCAGTCCCTACCATTAAGATATTGTCCGCTTTGGGCCCAACGACCCTCACGGTTTTGCTCTTGAGGTTTGACCCTGAAATGCGTCTCAATGTAAGGTGCTAGCTCTACACATATAAGCAAAACAACTTGTCTCCTCGGGGTGATGTGGGACGGGTGCACCTACTAGCTTGTCTGCCTAGTTAGGTCACCACATGTAACAAGACCAACGAATTTACCACACCCATTACTCATGCTCGCTAACATTGTCGTCGTCACAAAGCAGCCGTGAGATAGTGAAGAGTGCTAAATTGAAGCTTTGATGCCCAAGTAACTGTTGCTAATCGAATCCAAATACACAAATCATATGGAAACCTACTATAAAAGGAATGATTCCCTCTAAACAACACCATACGATCTACCATTGATGCCCAAGTCATGAAGAAGATGTGACAAACGGAATAGGACCGAGAACCAAAACCAAGAACCAGAACCACATAAAATGGGGGGGTGATGAACCCACGCGTGATCAACAATAATTGAATAGGTAAGTGTCAAAGTACACTTTCATTGTACAAGAACACAAGTTCTCATGAAGGTTTATAATGGTAGCAGACAAGTTGTTTTAGTGTTGGGTAACCAAAAATCTGGAAAAAGTTGGGATTGTTTGACAACAATGTGAAGAACCATGTCCTCCCATCCTAGAGATACAAGTACAATTCACAGAGAGACATGTAAGCCCATAACGTAAACTCAAGCCAAGACCCAAGCCCAAAGATCATGAAGTTAGTCCACAACTCATAGCTGACCAAAGCCATAGAAGGCCCATAGCCCACTAGCCCATGAAGCCGTTCGCTGCACCATTGCCACTATCAAACCATTGTACTAACCGTGCTACCACCAGTGGGGGATGCCCATCATCAACAAGCCCTAGTCGCCTCCACTAGTCCACCTTCGCCCTATCGTCGGTCGAGTAACAGTACCATCGAACTGCCCGCAACCACCACAGATTTAGATCAAAATTTTGATCCATCTATTGTCCGGTCACACATAGTGCCGGCAAGGCCAGAGGCTAGAGCCAGCGACATCGCGCAGCCGGATTGGATCCCCAAACTAAGCGACCATATCTCTAGGTGAAAGCCCGTGGAGCTCATTCTATAGAGTAAAGAAACTTATAGAACATTATTTTTGTTATAGTGCGTGGACTTAGACTTAACTGAATGTACCTCATTGGTAGAAATTAAGATGTTAGAGAGTTATTTTTGTTAAAATTAGAATTTGAAAGATTAAAAATTGTGCATGAAATAAAAGGATGATAGTCCATAATCATTCTGTATACTTCTTTTAAGAAACAATTACTGTTGGATATCCAATACCAACCCACATCATTGGTTTGAGAAATCATGTTTCATTTAGGCATCTCCAACCTTTGGTCTAAACCTAAAATCAAATTCAAATTATAGGCCACCTAAACCTATTATAGTAAAACCTCTATAAATGAATAACGTTGGGACTATGAAAAATTATTACTTTAGAGGGGTTATTATATTATCTATAAATGAATAAATTATTCATTTATCTATAAATGAATATTTATTACTTTATAGAGAGTATTGTTGTAAGAGTTTTCTAAAAATTTTCATAATACATTGAACGAAGGACCATATATGGATACTTTGAGAATAACTAAATTGAGAAATTAAAAGTGTTATAAGTTTTCTTAGTTTGTATTATAAACCTTATTTAATCTCTTTTTAATATATTTTATCAATTATTAATATTTTTATGATATTTTTAATTATTATGTTTTCAATTATTACTTTATATATTCACTGAGACCTAAAGGGATTCTAAAAAATTATTATCTTATGCATTTAGCAAGAAACCTAGTAATACGCATTGGTTCCGACTCGGGACAGGAGAAAATTATTATATAATTGAGGTTATTAATTTATCGAACATTTATTTATCGAGGTTTGACTGTATTGTTCAAACAGTTTTTCATCTTCAACCCATAGAATCCCAATAGAGACCTATTTTAATCATTAATCATATTATAAACTTATTTAATTACAATATTTCTCATACATAATTGATAGTGGGTAGTAAGCTCCTAGAAATAGGATTCCTCCTAATTAGTTGAATCATATAGGGCCTTTTTTTAGGTCAAGTTGGATTGTGAATTGGAGATGACATTTTGTAAAACTCAATACAGACCTATTATAGGTTACCCAATTTTTCTCGACTTTTTCCTCATTAAGATGAATACATAATACCCACCCCATAGGTACCATGTTCGCTTAGTTGTTGTTCACTTTAACATCTGAAACCAAAGAGGTGGATTTGGACACCTAAAATTCCTCAAAGCGCATGGGCAATCACCATCTAATGAGGCAGATAGACAACCACCAATTTAGTCAAATTTTAGTTTTGACTAGGATTAAATTCAGTGTGTTACCATGAACTTTAGGTCATCTTTCTTCACTTATGTCCCTAATCTTTTTTTAATCATGTGTATCTTTGTACTCTTAAAATTCATTAAAACCGGAAAAATTTCAAATCATCTCCTAACATGATGTCTGCATCTTATGTGGAGAGGACATAGGGCCTACTTTTTAGATTCTAATACCCACTAGAGGGTAAAAACATCATTTTTGTTTAAGGCATTTTCTATTTCTTTTTTCA of the Fragaria vesca subsp. vesca linkage group LG6, FraVesHawaii_1.0, whole genome shotgun sequence genome contains:
- the LOC101301310 gene encoding transcription factor TCP4-like — its product is MGMKSVGGEIVQVQGGHIVRSTGRKDRHSKVYTAKGPRDRRVRLSAHTAIQFYDVQDRLGYDRPSKAVDWLIKKAKTAIDKLAELPPWHPTGVAATATEGEAPNGAGTSEMVISAEQSESSGYNFQLQRQIGDNTDHNDSNFIPQSLDSDTIADTMKSFFPTSSAASTINFQSYPSDIISRTTNLNPNQDLGLSLHSFQDQGLIHHTQQSHQDTTHHHNDQIQTLFAVPATAGFDSSTYQRMVAWSSDTSSHENNNRGLFFNNMSALPHQQQQALMGQQHSSAFAQRGTLQSSFTPSIRSWSDEIQMASQRTQHPIHHSSIFGTRFASDGLPVFCIPTTRIHGEDADNAVVSDRPSSTSSPNSNHH